One Malus domestica chromosome 11, GDT2T_hap1 genomic region harbors:
- the LOC103447723 gene encoding inner membrane protein PPF-1, chloroplastic-like: protein MAKTLISSTPFVGASLPSVSRRGSYALPYRSTGLATTRIRLSLHDSVPPMNPFDHSAVDVASLLSRAEGLLYTIADAAVAVDPSSTDATAQKNGGWFGFISDAMEFVLKILKGGLETVHVPYAYGFAIILLTIIVKLATLPLTKQQVESTLAMQNLQPKLKAIQKRYEGNTERIQLETSRLYRQAGVNPLAGCLPTLATIPVWIGLYQALSNVANEGLLTEGFFWIPSLGGPTTIAARQSGSGISWLFPFVDGHPPLGWSDTAAYLVLPVLLVASQYVSMEIMKPPQTDDPAQKNTLLVFKFLPLMIGYFSLSVPSGLSIYWFTNNVLSTAQQVWLRRLGGAKPIVNENASGIITAGRAKRSDSQPVEAGSRFRKLREEEKKKELSKALANEEVLTSDSEDGPDEESIDKGEEVLEELYASSVGKELPNDPRPRRSKRSKRKRAA from the exons ATGGCGAAGACTCTCATCTCATCCACGCCCTTCGTCGGCGCATCTCTGCCGTCCGTCTCCCGCCGTGGGTCCTACGCCCTCCCCTACCGCAGCACTGGACTCGCCACCACCAGAATCAGGCTCAGCCTGCACGACTCCGTTCCTCCGATGAACCCCTTCGACCACTCGGCCGTCGACGTCGCCTCGCTTTTGAGCCGCGCCGAGGGACTTCTTTACACTATTGCCGACGCCGCCGTGGCCGTCGACCCGAGCTCCACCGACGCCACCGCTCAGAAGAACGGCGGTTGGTTCGGCTTCATCTCCGACGCCATGGAGTTCGTGCTTAAG ATTCTGAAAGGCGGACTTGAGACCGTGCACGTGCCGTATGCATACGGCTTTGCAATTATACTGCTTACAATTATCGTCAAACTTGCCACATTGCCGCTCACAAAACAACAG GTGGAATCGACGTTAGCGATGCAAAACCTTCAACCAAAACTTAAGGCCATACAAAAGAGATACGAGGGCAATACG GAAAGAATACAACTTGAGACATCACGGCTGTATCGGCAGGCAGGGGTTAATCCATTGGCAG GGTGTTTACCAACTTTGGCCACAATACCGGTTTGGATAGGTCTATATCAAGCTCTTTCAAATGTGGCAAATGAG GGATTGTTGACAGAAGGTTTCTTTTGGATCCCCTCTTTGGGTGGCCCAACAACAATTGCTGCTCGACAAAGTGGTTCTGGCATTTCGTGGCTGTTTCCCTTTGTG GATGGACATCCACCGTTGGGCTGGTCTGACACTGCAGCATACCTTGTTTTGCCTGTCCTCCTTGTTGCTTCTCAGTATGTTTCAATGGAGATCATGAAGCCTCCACAG ACTGATGATCCAGCTCAAAAGAACACTCTTCTTGTATTCAAGTTTCTTCCCCTCATGATTGGTTACTTCTCCTTATCCGTTCCTTCAGGATTGTCAATTTACTG GTTCACAAACAATGTCCTCAGCACGGCACAACAAGTATGGCTACGCAGATTAGGAGGTGCAAAGCCTATTGTGAATGAGAATGCAAGTGGAATCATTACAGCAGGACGTGCAAAGCGATCAGATTCTCAGCCAGTAGAAGCTGGCAGTAG ATTTAGGAAGttaagagaagaagagaaaaagaaggagTTGAGCAAGGCATTAGCAAATGAAGAGGTTCTGACTTCTGATTCTGAAGATGGTCCAGATGAAGAAAGTATTGACAAG GGTGAGGAGGTTCTAGAAGAGTTGTACGCGTCTAGTGTTGGAAAAGAGCTTCCAAATGATCCTCGACCAAGGAGAAGCAAGCGATCTAAAAGGAAGCGTGCTGCATAA
- the LOC103447724 gene encoding uncharacterized protein, whose amino-acid sequence MTSFRGLGIGLGIVFGCLLLGLVAELYYLLWGKKRITNREIEEEEDDGYIISHAKEIFHFNCFKKPNSFHTRSNGNSNSHENLREPDVNVNGSSEPDLEMGSSKDLLLKLNGEENVEISELMRLHNLAGPPRFLFTIKEEEKEDLESEDGKSRSSRKGSRTRSLSDMILAVDTPFLSPMPSPSVKSSPLSNLEAYKHHGFNPLFESSTEADMNRLRSSPPPKFKFLRDAEEKLLRRLMEEAEKRAAKNGGSAASAAQDCGVKASTNSTMAAEERDGSFIRLIVGKNKENHQNPPSSSKVLPLASSPTMSKPT is encoded by the coding sequence ATGACTTCTTTCAGAGGATTGGGAATTGGGTTGGGCATAGTTTTTGGGTGCCTGCTGTTGGGACTTGTTGCAGAGCTTTACTACCTGCTATGGGGGAAGAAGAGAATCACCAACAGAGAgattgaggaggaagaagatgatggtTACATTATCAGCCATGCAAAGGAAATCTTCCATTTTAATTGCTTCAAAAAACCCAATTCTTTTCACACCCGCAGCAATGGAAATTCAAATTCCcatgagaatttgagagagccAGATGTGAATGTCAATGGAAGTAGCGAGCCAGATTTGGAAATGGGTTCTAGCAAGGATTTGCTGTTGAAGCTCAATGGGGAAGAAAATGTGGAAATCTCAGAGCTGATGAGGCTGCACAATCTGGCTGGCCCACCAAGGTTTTTGTTCAcaatcaaggaggaagaaaaggagGATTTGGAATCAGAAGATGGGAAATCTAGAAGTAGCAGAAAAGGGTCAAGGACTAGAAGTTTGAGTGATATGATTTTGGCAGTGGACACACCTTTTCTCTCTCCTATGCCTTCCCCATCAGTAAAGTCTTCACCTTTGAGCAATTTGGAGGCCTACAAACACCATGGATTCAACCCCCTCTTTGAATCCTCCACAGAAGCTGATATGAACAGGCTGAGATCTTCACCCCCTCCAAAGTTCAAGTTCTTGAGAGATGCAGAGGAGAAGCTGCTGAGGAGATTGATGGAGGAAGCTGAGAAAAGGGCAGCTAAAAATGGTGGGTCTGCAGCTTCTGCAGCTCAAGATTGTGGGgtgaaagcttcaacaaattcaACAATGGCTGCAGAAGAGAGAGATGGGTCTTTTATAAGACTCATTGTTGGCAAGAACAAGGAGAATCATCAGAATCCTCCAAGCTCTTCCAAGGTACTTCCACTGGCTTCTTCTCCTACAATGTCCAAACCAACTTGA
- the LOC103447722 gene encoding osmotin-like protein, with protein MAPSRSLSLISTTTLLILSATFLILSTVAHATKHPQSILTVVNNCPFPIWPAIQPNSGHPVLQRGGFFLKPFNHRSFPAPIQPWSGRIWARTHCTQKGPRLSCLTGDCGGRLECNGAGGAAPSTLVQIDLHQGGPRDLFSYGVSLVDGFNVPMTVTPHKGQGRCPVVGCKADLLATCPDRLKVKSPKGVVACKSGCEAFGTDKLCCRNHYNSPQTCRASSYSQFFKHACPTTFTFAYDSPPLMHQCSSPRELKVLFCP; from the coding sequence ATGGCTCCCTCTCGCTCCCTCTCACTCATCTCCACCACCACTCTCCTGATCCTCTCCGCCACATTCCTGATCCTCTCCACCGTTGCCCACGCCACTAAGCATCCACAATCCATCCTGACTGTCGTCAACAACTGCCCCTTCCCCATCTGGCCCGCCATCCAGCCCAACTCCGGCCACCCCGTCCTTCAACGCGGCGGCTTCTTCCTCAAACCCTTCAACCATCGCTCCTTCCCCGCCCCCATCCAGCCCTGGTCCGGCCGCATCTGGGCCCGCACCCATTGCACCCAAAAGGGACCTCGCCTCTCCTGCCTCACCGGCGACTGCGGCGGCCGTCTCGAGTGCAACGGAGCCGGAGGCGCTGCCCCGTCCACCCTTGTGCAGATAGACCTCCACCAAGGCGGCCCCCGCGACCTATTCTCCTACGGCGTCAGCCTCGTCGACGGCTTCAACGTCCCCATGACCGTCACCCCTCACAAGGGCCAAGGCCGGTGCCCCGTCGTCGGTTGCAAGGCCGACCTTCTCGCCACGTGTCCCGATCGACTGAAGGTGAAGTCACCGAAGGGCGTCGTGGCGTGCAAGAGCGGGTGCGAGGCGTTCGGCACGGACAAGCTGTGCTGTCGGAACCACTACAACAGCCCCCAGACTTGTCGGGCTTCGAGCTACTCGCAGTTCTTCAAGCACGCGTGTCCCACCACCTTCACGTTCGCCTACGACAGCCCTCCGCTCATGCACCAGTGCTCGTCGCCACGCGAGCTCAAGGTCCTCTTCTGTCCCTAG
- the LOC103447721 gene encoding osmotin-like protein, whose product MAPSRSYSRSLPLLSATTLLILSATFLILSTVAHATKHPQSILTVVNNCPFPIWPAIQPNSGHPVLQRGGFFLKPFNHRSFPAPIQPWSGRIWARTHCTQKGPRLSCLTGDCGGRLECNGAGGAAPSTLAQIDLHQGGPRDLFSYGVSLVDGFNVPMTVTPHKGQGRCPVVGCKADLLATCPDRLKVKSPKGVVACKSGCEAFGTDKLCCRNHYNSPQTCRASSYSQFFKHACPTTFTFAYDSPPLMHQCSSPRELKVIFCP is encoded by the coding sequence atgGCTCCCTCTCGCTCTTACTCTCGTTCACTCCCACTCCTCTCCGCCACCACTCTCCTGATCCTCTCCGCCACATTCCTGATCCTCTCCACCGTTGCCCACGCCACTAAGCATCCACAATCCATCCTGACTGTCGTCAACAACTGCCCCTTCCCCATCTGGCCCGCCATCCAGCCCAACTCCGGCCACCCCGTCCTTCAACGCGGCGGCTTCTTCCTCAAACCCTTCAACCATCGCTCCTTCCCCGCCCCCATCCAGCCCTGGTCCGGCCGCATCTGGGCCCGCACCCATTGCACCCAAAAGGGACCTCGCCTCTCCTGCCTCACCGGCGACTGCGGCGGCCGTCTCGAGTGCAACGGAGCCGGAGGCGCTGCCCCGTCCACCCTTGCGCAGATAGACCTCCACCAAGGCGGCCCCCGCGACCTATTCTCCTACGGCGTCAGCCTCGTCGACGGCTTCAACGTCCCCATGACCGTCACCCCTCACAAGGGCCAAGGCCGGTGCCCCGTCGTCGGTTGCAAGGCCGACCTGCTCGCCACGTGTCCCGACCGACTGAAGGTGAAGTCACCGAAGGGCGTCGTGGCGTGCAAGAGCGGGTGCGAGGCGTTCGGCACGGACAAGCTGTGCTGTCGGAACCACTACAACAGCCCCCAGACTTGTCGGGCTTCGAGCTACTCGCAGTTCTTCAAGCACGCGTGTCCCACCACCTTCACGTTCGCCTACGACAGCCCTCCGCTCATGCACCAGTGCTCGTCGCCACGCGAGCTCAAGGTCATCTTCTGTCCCTAG
- the LOC103447796 gene encoding WUSCHEL-related homeobox 2 — translation MEGDHHHSAVLLDQRHVQAGSGRAGDSGSTSRWNPTKEQIDMLENFYKQGVRTPSAEQIQQITSSLKAFGHIEGKNVFYWFQNHKARQRQKQKQESIAYNRLLHRRTTQPIFLPPYDLNLPCPNVMCSPYYVPVHSELGFYPQSPYPNKVPLPGVPSVVKRRPRAEKLEKRRTTCTTGGAGYEPMNPHNGYNTSGGSDMINDATSKLISKCDQQTLPLFPLQPTGILQQGREDQNYPSTVNDADCSSAALIGSIAEQIVGDRQPFYDFFSA, via the exons atGGAGGGTGATCACCATCACAGTGCAGTCCTACTGGACCAGCGGCATGTGCAGGCGGGTTCTGGGCGTGCCGGGGACAGCGGGAGTACATCCCGATGGAACCCAACAAAGGAGCAGATTGATATGCTTGAGAATTTTTACAAGCAAGGAGTGAGGACGCCAAGTGCTGAGCAAATACAGCAGATAACGAGTAGCCTGAAGGCTTTTGGTCACATCGAGGGGAAGAATGTTTTTTACTGGTTTCAGAATCACAAGGCAAGGCAGAGGCAGAAGCAGAAGCAAGAGAGCATAGCTTATAATCGCTTGTTACATAGAAGGACAACTCAGCcaatttttcttcctccttatgATTTGAATCTTCCTTGCCCAAatg TAATGTGCAGCCCATACTACGTACCAGTTCATAGTGAGCTAGGGTTCTATCCGCAGTCTCCATATCCCAATAAGGTGCCTCTCCCTGGTGTTCCTAGTGTAGTCAAGAGGAGACCAAGGGCCGAGAAATTGGAAAAGCGAAGAACCACCTGCACTACTGGTGGCGCTGGTTATGAACCCATGAATCCACACAATGGATATAATACTAGTGGAGGCAGCGATATGATCAACGATGCCACGAGCAAACTTATCAGCAAATGTGACCAACAAACACTGCCGCTTTTTCCTTTGCAACCCACTGGCATTTTGCAGCAAGGAAGAGAAGATCAAAACTACCCTTCTACTGTTAACGATGCTGACTGTTCCTCTGCTGCTCTAATTGGCTCTATTGCTGAACAGATTGTTGGTGACCGGCAGCCTTTCTATGATTTTTTCTCTGCATAG